Proteins from a single region of Rhea pennata isolate bPtePen1 chromosome 4, bPtePen1.pri, whole genome shotgun sequence:
- the TMEM144 gene encoding transmembrane protein 144 isoform X1, translating into MSVWKVYNSFSSSNGTDLTIGFTSSTVAVLLFGTNFVPVKKFDTGDGMFFQWILCASIWIISLVVNLIQNCPRFWPLAMVGGFVWATGNVTVVPIVKTIGLALGLLIWASFNLLTGWASSRFGWFGIDPEEVSRPVLNYIGAGLSLLSAVIFLFVKTEVQSSSASLESTPLLRENSINVSENNPDDSWVNRLSPARKRVVGCSLAVVAGILYGSSFVPVLYIKDHGRRNGTIYTGASQFDLDYVFAHFSGIFLTSTIYFLIYCAVRKNKPDVYPQAILPGFLSGVLWAIANCCWFIANHYLSAAVSFPIITAGPGLVAAMWGVLVFKEIKGLKNYLLLTVAFCIILAGSLSTAFSKV; encoded by the exons ATGAGTGTCTGGAAAGTTTACAACAGCTTTAGCAGCAGCAATGGAACAGATCTAACTATTGGCTTTACATCTTCTACAGTAGCTGTCCTTTTATTTGGGACAAATTTTGTGCCTGTTAAGAAATTTGATACTGGTGATG GCATGTTTTTCCAATGGATTCTCTGTGCTTCCATATGGATAATCTCTTTGGTGGTCAATCTTATCCAAAACTGCCCCCGATTTTGGCCTCTGGCTATGGTTGGGGGTTTTGTGTGGGCTACAg GCAATGTTACAGTTGTTCCTATTGTTAAAACTATTGGCTTAGCTCTTGGCCTTTTGATATGGGCTTCCTTTAATTTGCTAACAGGCTGGGCAAGTTCAAG GTTTGGTTGGTTTGGAATTGACCCAGAAGAGGTATCAAGACcagttttaaattatattgGAGCTGGACTTTCATTGTTAAg TGCtgtcatatttctttttgtaaaaactGAAGTGCAGAGTTCTTCAGCTTCGTTAGAAAGCACCCCACTACTCAGAGAAAAT TCTAtcaatgtttctgaaaataatccTGATGATTCATGGGTAAACAGACTATCTCCAGCAAGAAAGAGAGTCGT AGGATGTAGCCTGGCTGTAGTAGCTGGAATACTCTATGGCTCCAGTTTTGTACCTGTACTTTACATCAAGGACCACGGAAGAAGAAATGGAACTATATACACAGGAGCAAGTCAGTTTG atttaGATTATGTTTTTGCACACTTCAGTGGAATCTTCCTTACAAGTACCATATACTTTTTGATCTACTGCGcagtcagaaaaaataaacctgaTGTTTATCCCCAAGCCATACTGCCAG GGTTTCTTTCTGGTGTGCTTTGGGCAATAGCCAATTGCTGCTGGTTCATAGCCAATCACTACCTCAGTGCTGCAGTCAGCTTTCCAATAATTACCGCA GGTCCCGGCCTTGTTGCTGCAATGTGGGGAGTCCTCGTATTTAAAGAAATCAAG GGACTGAAAAACTACTTGTTACTCACAGTAGCATTTTGCATCATTTTGGCTGGATCACTCTCTACAGCTTTTTCTAAAGTTTGA
- the TMEM144 gene encoding transmembrane protein 144 isoform X2, with protein MSVWKVYNSFSSSNGTDLTIGFTSSTVAVLLFGTNFVPVKKFDTGDGMFFQWILCASIWIISLVVNLIQNCPRFWPLAMVGGFVWATGNVTVVPIVKTIGLALGLLIWASFNLLTGWASSRFGWFGIDPEEVSRPVLNYIGAGLSLLSAVIFLFVKTEVQSSSASLESTPLLRENSINVSENNPDDSWVNRLSPARKRVVGCSLAVVAGILYGSSFVPVLYIKDHGRRNGTIYTGASQFDLDYVFAHFSGIFLTSTIYFLIYCAVRKNKPDVYPQAILPGFLSGVLWAIANCCWFIANHYLSAAVSFPIITAGLKNYLLLTVAFCIILAGSLSTAFSKV; from the exons ATGAGTGTCTGGAAAGTTTACAACAGCTTTAGCAGCAGCAATGGAACAGATCTAACTATTGGCTTTACATCTTCTACAGTAGCTGTCCTTTTATTTGGGACAAATTTTGTGCCTGTTAAGAAATTTGATACTGGTGATG GCATGTTTTTCCAATGGATTCTCTGTGCTTCCATATGGATAATCTCTTTGGTGGTCAATCTTATCCAAAACTGCCCCCGATTTTGGCCTCTGGCTATGGTTGGGGGTTTTGTGTGGGCTACAg GCAATGTTACAGTTGTTCCTATTGTTAAAACTATTGGCTTAGCTCTTGGCCTTTTGATATGGGCTTCCTTTAATTTGCTAACAGGCTGGGCAAGTTCAAG GTTTGGTTGGTTTGGAATTGACCCAGAAGAGGTATCAAGACcagttttaaattatattgGAGCTGGACTTTCATTGTTAAg TGCtgtcatatttctttttgtaaaaactGAAGTGCAGAGTTCTTCAGCTTCGTTAGAAAGCACCCCACTACTCAGAGAAAAT TCTAtcaatgtttctgaaaataatccTGATGATTCATGGGTAAACAGACTATCTCCAGCAAGAAAGAGAGTCGT AGGATGTAGCCTGGCTGTAGTAGCTGGAATACTCTATGGCTCCAGTTTTGTACCTGTACTTTACATCAAGGACCACGGAAGAAGAAATGGAACTATATACACAGGAGCAAGTCAGTTTG atttaGATTATGTTTTTGCACACTTCAGTGGAATCTTCCTTACAAGTACCATATACTTTTTGATCTACTGCGcagtcagaaaaaataaacctgaTGTTTATCCCCAAGCCATACTGCCAG GGTTTCTTTCTGGTGTGCTTTGGGCAATAGCCAATTGCTGCTGGTTCATAGCCAATCACTACCTCAGTGCTGCAGTCAGCTTTCCAATAATTACCGCA GGACTGAAAAACTACTTGTTACTCACAGTAGCATTTTGCATCATTTTGGCTGGATCACTCTCTACAGCTTTTTCTAAAGTTTGA